The genomic window AGCCACGCACCGCGGTTAGGAATGATCTTTGCCCCGTGCGTCTTGCGCCCGCGGATGCGCTCTTCCGTAAAAAACACTCCCGGAGAACGGATAAGCTGAGAAACCACAACGCGTTCCACGCCGTTTACAATAAATGTTCCGCGAGGGGTCATGAGCGGAAAATCTCCCATGAAAATTTCCTGCTCCTTCATCTCCCCCGTTTGATTGTTAGCAAGTCGCATGCGCGCGCGCAGAGGCGCTTCGTACGAAAGATTGTAGTGCTTGGCGCTTTTCTCGTCGTACTTGGGTTCATCCAGATAATAATCCGAAAAGATCAATTCCAGGCTTTTGCCGGTGTAATCTTTCACCGGAGAGACCTCGTCGAAAAGTTCCTGCAGTCCGCGTTCCAGAAACCAGCGATACGAATCAATCTGCAGCTCAACGAGATGCGGAGGTTCGATTACGGGCGCGCGATATTTTGAAAAATATTTGTAGGGAAGAGGCATGCCAATGTGATCTAAATTTTAAGCCGAGTCCAATGCGAGGCATAAAAATTTAGCCATCACATTGAGTACCCCGCCCTCTAAGCTGCCGGGATAGCCTTGGAAGTTCTTCCCGCTTCCTCACCAAGCCAGCCATTGCCTACACATATCTATCCGCATAGAGGGCGGGGTTTCGTTTTGTAGCCCCGCCTTGGCGGGGACAAAACATCAAAAAAAGCACCCTATGACACACGATGGTTTTAGGGTCTGTGGAAAACTTATTTCAGGAATTGCGACGGAAAGGTAGCCAAGGGGAAATAGCTACTTTTTAGCTTAAATATACAAAAAAGAGGGACTCCGGCGCCAAACGCGCGGATAATTTTACATTCTGAAATTCTTCAAGAGTTTAGTATACAGGGTGAGAAAAAGTTGTCAAGTGGGGGCCTTGCCGTGCTTGTTCGGAAAAACAAAAGCACTCTCTTAATTTCCACTTGAATTGATATCGAATCTCTTCGCTTAGGCGATGATGATACCCCGATCCTTTTCCGTTTCTCGTCCTATGCCAAGAAGAATTCCCAGTCCCAGGAAGGTGGCAAGCATGTGCGATCCGCCGTACGAGACAAAAGGAAGGGATATTCCGACAACTGGAAACGCTCCCAGATTCATGCCGACATTCACGAAAAAATGAATGGCGAGAAGCCACGCATATCCGAACGCGAATATGCGTCCGAAATTATGGCCGGCGCGAATACCGATCGAGATGGCGCGGTACCACAAAAGACCAAAAAACATAAAAAGCGCGAGCACCCGTACAAGACCTCCTTCTTCGGCAATCGCAGCAAACATAAAGTCCGTGGGAGCTGCCGGCAAAAACCTTCGCGCGCTTTGCGAGCCTTCTCCCAGACTTTTTCCGAAAAATCCTCCTGACCCGACAGCCGCTTTTGCCTGCAGAACGTTATAACCGCTGCCTTGCGCTTCGCGCTGGGAATCCAAAAAAGCCGTGATACGATCGCGCTGGTAGGACTTCAAGCCGTATGCCCACAAAAGACCCAGAGCCAGCACCGCGCCTAGGCACAGCATGGCCACCCACCGGGCGCGGATTCCCGTAAAAAGAACGACGCCCAGCCACAAACCGATGACCACCAGGGCACTGCCCGCGTCGGGCTGAGCAACAATCAGCAAGACAAGTAGAAGGGTGTATAGCAGTGATATGCCGATATGGCGGATGGTGTACAGATCCCGGTGCCGATCGGAAAAAAATTTTGCAAGGAGAATAAGAAGGGCGATTTTAACGAACTCGACCGGGGCTATCCTAAATAGACCAATGTGATACCAGGCCCTGGTGCCATGGACGGTCTCTCCGAATAAAAAAATCCCTCCAAGAGCCGCCAAAGATAACGCATATCCAAGAAGTGCGACATTGCCGTGTTTTTGAAAAATACGGACATTAAAGTGCGAGACGAGAAGTGCAATGCCTATGCCCGCAGTTCCATAAAATAATTGCTTCCAAAAAAGCGCAGCAGGGATCGCCTGATTTTTACCCAGCGCCCACAAAGAAGGGAGGGAGAAGCCAACAAGCGCGATGCATGAGCCAAGCAAGACCCAGTCAACCCCCACACCTATAGTGCGTATGCGGGACATATATGCGTGTACTACAAGTTATGTTTCTACGAAAATTCTTATCTTGCCACAGGTGCTGTTCGCGGCGCTCCGCGCCGTCAACCCCCACGACTCATTCTCGGTTCATGCCGCGAAAGCGGCATGCTGATGGGTATGAAGAATCAGATTTACGCATAGACGAATGCTTCTCTTAAAGCAAGTCCTTACCTCTGTCTACCGAGAATGAGTGTGGGGGTCAACACGCTATAGGTGTGGGGGTCAATGCGTTTGAGATGCGAAACAATGGCCTTCGACATTGCGCTATCATATCACGGCAAACATAGAATATCTAATATCAAATTCCTAATAAAGCTTAATCGGCGGCTTTAAGGCCGCCGATGTATTTCATTTGATATTTGACATTAGGTATTAGATATTTTTGTTATTGTCTCGGCACTATCTCATACCACAGCGGAACGCGCTGTTTCACTTGCACGGTATTTTTGTAGACGCAGGCATGCCCTTCGTTATCCAGTATTGTTACTCCGATTCCGAATAATTCCTCGTTGGGATAGGTATGCTTCACGCCGCTCGAGGTATAATCTCCACGATTCGAAACCGAACGGTTTGCGCCGACCGGGCACAGCGCCGTGTCGGTTGAAGTGCAGTACACCGGCCAGCCCCCGGCGGAATACGCAGAAGGAGGAGCCAGCGTGGGAGTGGTCCCGGTACTCGATTGCAATGCGGAAGGACTGCACGCATTCACATCCGATCCGGTATCGCAGAACCTGAACGTCCAGGTATTAACCTCGGATGCGGGATAGTACAGCGCGCGCGGAAAGGGACTTGAAGCATCGTCGTTATATAGTGAGGCAGTAGCACTAAACCTTGTATTTACGCCGGCACGAACCGTCACCGGGGTCAGGGTGACGTCGCCAATATAGTGGTCTTGCATGAACGACGGACAATTCGGCGCAGTGCAACTCCAGTTTTGCGACCACTGCGGTCCTGGCGCCCCGCCCCACGCATCGGCATCTCTAACTTTTACGCGATAATAGTAGCGCTGATTGTATGTCAACGTCCCGGACATGCAGGAGGCCGCACTCCCCCATGAACAGGTTTTTGTGGAGCCCGTCTTGGCGCCGCTTATACAACCGGTCACCCCGCCCGGCAAGGCGCCGCAAGTTGTTGCGTTCCCGCACGTGTCTACACCGGCAAA from bacterium includes these protein-coding regions:
- a CDS encoding FtsW/RodA/SpoVE family cell cycle protein, with the protein product MSRIRTIGVGVDWVLLGSCIALVGFSLPSLWALGKNQAIPAALFWKQLFYGTAGIGIALLVSHFNVRIFQKHGNVALLGYALSLAALGGIFLFGETVHGTRAWYHIGLFRIAPVEFVKIALLILLAKFFSDRHRDLYTIRHIGISLLYTLLLVLLIVAQPDAGSALVVIGLWLGVVLFTGIRARWVAMLCLGAVLALGLLWAYGLKSYQRDRITAFLDSQREAQGSGYNVLQAKAAVGSGGFFGKSLGEGSQSARRFLPAAPTDFMFAAIAEEGGLVRVLALFMFFGLLWYRAISIGIRAGHNFGRIFAFGYAWLLAIHFFVNVGMNLGAFPVVGISLPFVSYGGSHMLATFLGLGILLGIGRETEKDRGIIIA